One genomic segment of Pedobacter endophyticus includes these proteins:
- a CDS encoding UvrD-helicase domain-containing protein yields MPKPLKILQASAGSGKTFSLTAHYLTLLFSGENKYREILAVTFTNKATEEMKSRILEVLVGLAQGNPSKKIDDYRQLILIAYPELKAESLKLKADKIYRKILHDYSRFSVSTIDGFVQKVIRGFAFELGLNADYNLEMNYDKVKDDLVNKLDAALNDNKQLLQWIIDLAIERISDNKSWNYKIELYNLIGEIFSERFQIFESAVEELGLENIDELFKKYINVTKSEIKNFEDEIIQLATDAYEALNVLGVENEHLKGKSRSPLTKLVLVARGDLSKAESVFKLIDEPDEWFQKAANMPEAFEIVNPILKKIKAHYLANLPNYQLAIAFNKNLYYLRLMQEIAVLLKEYRAENDNLLISDAQKLISGITEDAGDNPSFIWEKVGNRYRNFLFDEFQDTSTSQWGSFKSLLTNAIATPSLELTDHLIVGDTKQSIYRWRNGDWNILHKHAKVDVGAHNVIEDSLAENYRSAENIIKFNNFLYRSIPLTLQNELNQNLAGKPENISNWWNNENFDSIITDIYAGATQNSAPNTLKGGTIKIKKFGKDQAPEEVRFSETVFRDIALNDVIDEIFHLKDEQHYALKDIAILVRSNTEAMLTVEKLMEQGLPVLSGDALLISNNSAVQLIINTLKTLIGLDAQTALYKANCIALYHSLHQKAASADHYLHLNNVSLSTLGRVLPQSLCENWQSWLQLPLAELVEILIEAYNLKNLSQHLPYLLAFRDLTANAGRLGEKGIISFLTWWDEDGVKKSLPSPEGANAIQIITIHKSKGLAFRAVFVPFCNWEVKGKTNSTFWVSSEDTVYKELRGIPLKYNEALADSAIATAYYEELLYNNMDALNMLYVATTRSKDYLYIATMAKAEPKGNKEINLSNMGDVINLTLADEFDDNGVYEIVDYVTNENKPDEANFINLKSYPTTSRLSELYIPSEEKHLKHLVNIEKSGRKGSLLHDILASAASEREVAAYTENLVLQGIIKDEEKQKLIGSALEVLNHTELRELLDRAKESITEKNIVDADGKLHRPDRVLITDEEVIILDYKFTIEESEKHIQQVLNYKDLLKNMGYKNIRTYLFYAVKGRLKLV; encoded by the coding sequence ATGCCTAAACCACTTAAAATCCTTCAAGCTTCTGCCGGTTCTGGCAAAACGTTCAGTTTAACCGCCCATTACCTTACGCTGCTTTTTAGTGGCGAAAATAAATACCGCGAAATTTTAGCTGTTACCTTTACTAACAAGGCCACCGAAGAAATGAAATCGCGGATTTTAGAGGTGCTGGTTGGTTTGGCGCAGGGTAACCCATCAAAAAAAATCGACGATTATCGTCAACTGATTTTAATTGCCTATCCCGAGTTAAAAGCTGAAAGTTTGAAGCTGAAAGCCGATAAAATTTACCGCAAAATTCTGCACGATTATAGCCGCTTTTCGGTAAGTACCATTGATGGCTTTGTGCAGAAAGTAATCCGCGGCTTTGCTTTTGAGCTGGGCCTAAACGCCGATTATAATTTAGAAATGAATTATGACAAGGTTAAGGATGATTTGGTAAACAAGCTTGATGCAGCGCTAAACGATAACAAACAGTTGCTGCAATGGATTATCGATCTGGCTATTGAGCGCATCAGCGATAATAAAAGCTGGAACTATAAAATCGAATTGTACAACCTTATCGGAGAAATCTTTTCTGAACGGTTTCAGATTTTCGAATCAGCGGTTGAGGAATTGGGCCTCGAGAACATTGATGAGCTCTTTAAAAAATACATCAACGTAACCAAAAGTGAGATAAAAAACTTCGAAGATGAAATTATTCAGCTGGCAACCGATGCGTACGAAGCACTAAATGTTTTAGGTGTAGAAAATGAGCATTTGAAAGGAAAATCGAGAAGTCCGCTGACTAAACTGGTTTTGGTTGCCCGTGGCGATTTATCAAAAGCTGAATCTGTTTTTAAGTTAATTGACGAGCCTGACGAATGGTTTCAGAAGGCTGCAAACATGCCCGAAGCATTCGAAATCGTAAACCCCATTTTAAAAAAGATAAAAGCGCATTATTTGGCGAATTTGCCGAACTATCAATTAGCCATTGCATTTAACAAAAACTTGTATTATTTACGGTTGATGCAAGAAATTGCAGTATTGCTGAAAGAATATCGGGCAGAAAATGATAACCTTTTAATTAGCGATGCCCAAAAATTAATTTCGGGAATTACCGAAGATGCAGGTGATAACCCTTCGTTTATCTGGGAGAAAGTGGGCAACCGATACCGAAACTTTTTGTTTGATGAGTTTCAAGATACCTCTACCAGTCAGTGGGGGAGTTTTAAATCGCTTTTAACAAACGCCATTGCAACACCCAGTTTAGAATTGACCGACCACTTAATAGTAGGCGATACGAAACAATCAATTTATCGCTGGCGAAATGGAGATTGGAACATATTACATAAACACGCCAAAGTGGATGTTGGTGCTCACAATGTTATTGAAGATAGTTTGGCGGAGAATTACCGGAGTGCCGAGAACATCATCAAGTTCAACAACTTCCTTTACCGCTCCATTCCGTTAACCCTACAAAACGAACTAAATCAAAATTTAGCAGGCAAGCCCGAAAATATCTCCAACTGGTGGAACAACGAAAATTTCGATTCCATTATAACAGATATTTATGCAGGCGCCACACAAAATTCCGCCCCCAATACACTAAAAGGCGGAACAATAAAAATCAAGAAATTTGGCAAGGACCAGGCTCCGGAGGAAGTCCGATTTTCGGAAACGGTTTTTAGAGATATCGCCTTGAACGACGTAATCGATGAAATTTTTCACCTAAAAGATGAACAACATTATGCCTTAAAAGACATCGCTATTTTGGTGCGCTCGAACACCGAAGCCATGCTCACCGTTGAAAAACTGATGGAACAAGGTTTGCCCGTTCTGTCGGGCGATGCATTGCTAATCTCCAATAACTCGGCAGTTCAACTCATCATTAATACGCTAAAAACCCTCATTGGTCTCGATGCTCAAACGGCTTTGTACAAGGCCAATTGCATTGCGCTTTACCATTCGCTGCACCAAAAAGCGGCCAGTGCCGATCATTATCTGCACCTCAACAATGTTTCTTTGAGCACTTTAGGTCGGGTTTTACCACAATCGCTCTGCGAAAACTGGCAATCGTGGCTACAACTCCCACTCGCCGAACTGGTAGAAATTTTAATTGAAGCTTACAATTTAAAGAACCTCAGCCAGCACCTTCCTTATCTGCTCGCCTTTAGAGATTTAACGGCCAATGCGGGCAGATTGGGCGAAAAAGGCATCATTTCTTTTTTAACCTGGTGGGATGAAGACGGCGTGAAAAAATCGCTGCCATCGCCCGAGGGTGCAAATGCCATACAGATCATTACCATCCATAAATCGAAAGGGCTGGCCTTTAGAGCGGTTTTTGTTCCTTTTTGTAACTGGGAAGTTAAAGGTAAAACCAATTCTACTTTCTGGGTTTCATCAGAAGATACTGTTTACAAAGAGCTGCGGGGCATTCCGTTAAAGTACAATGAGGCCCTTGCCGATTCGGCCATTGCAACAGCCTATTACGAGGAGTTGTTGTACAATAATATGGATGCCTTAAATATGCTTTATGTGGCTACAACACGTTCAAAAGACTACCTGTATATTGCCACAATGGCCAAGGCCGAACCTAAAGGAAACAAGGAAATTAACTTATCGAATATGGGCGATGTAATCAATCTTACCCTGGCCGACGAGTTTGATGATAACGGCGTTTATGAAATTGTGGATTATGTAACGAACGAAAACAAGCCCGATGAAGCAAATTTCATCAACTTAAAAAGCTATCCAACAACTAGCCGGCTTTCTGAACTTTACATTCCATCAGAAGAAAAACACTTAAAACATTTGGTCAATATTGAAAAATCTGGGCGCAAAGGATCGTTATTACACGATATTTTAGCAAGTGCCGCCAGCGAAAGAGAGGTTGCCGCTTATACAGAAAACCTGGTATTGCAGGGGATTATTAAAGACGAAGAAAAGCAGAAACTCATTGGTTCTGCGCTCGAGGTGTTAAACCATACTGAACTTCGGGAACTGTTAGATAGAGCGAAGGAAAGCATTACCGAAAAAAATATTGTAGATGCTGACGGAAAGCTTCATCGGCCAGACAGGGTGCTGATCACCGATGAAGAAGTGATTATCCTCGATTACAAGTTCACTATCGAGGAAAGTGAAAAACATATTCAGCAGGTGCTTAATTACAAGGATCTTTTGAAAAACATGGGTTACAAAAATATAAGAACTTACCTTTTTTACGCAGTGAAGGGCCGATTGAAATTAGTATAA
- a CDS encoding endonuclease domain-containing protein: protein MKTILKIPANNLGDSYSPLPEGCPQGGVSNKSELNKKPIFINGIEIEQRLILELPYNNKLKERARLLRQARNLPEVLFWMQVTKGNFHKIDFDRQRVIGNYIVDFYIKALGLIIEIDGSSHDGKEVYDKIREDYFISLGLRVYRISVDDVMRAMNFALMGLENYIIEHYGVKT from the coding sequence ATGAAAACAATTCTTAAGATACCTGCCAATAATTTAGGCGATTCATATTCCCCTCTCCCAGAGGGGTGCCCGCAGGGCGGGGTGTCAAACAAGAGCGAGTTAAACAAAAAACCAATTTTCATAAACGGAATAGAAATAGAACAACGTTTAATTTTAGAACTTCCATATAACAATAAGCTCAAAGAAAGAGCCCGGTTACTTCGCCAAGCAAGAAATTTGCCGGAAGTATTATTTTGGATGCAGGTAACCAAAGGCAATTTCCATAAAATAGATTTCGACAGGCAAAGAGTTATTGGCAATTATATCGTCGATTTCTATATAAAAGCGCTAGGCTTAATCATAGAAATTGATGGATCAAGTCACGACGGTAAAGAAGTATATGATAAAATAAGAGAAGATTATTTTATTTCTCTAGGCTTAAGGGTTTACAGAATTTCTGTTGATGATGTGATGAGAGCTATGAATTTTGCACTAATGGGCTTAGAAAATTATATAATTGAACATTATGGGGTTAAAACATAA
- a CDS encoding tRNA threonylcarbamoyladenosine dehydratase has translation MSDTAWLSRSALLVGDEGINTLQSKHVLVIGLGGVGSFAAEFICRSGIGEMTIVDGDVVDPTNRNRQLPALATNHGVSKAAIMAERLLAINPELKLHVVNSFLTPEKCREILESEFDYIMDCIDSVMPKITLLSTALERNIPIVSSMGAGGKMDPTKLRVTLLPNTYQCVFASYVRKRLNKLANADKIKAVFSNEEMDKRSMIMTDGSNFKRSAYGTVSYLPAAFGGACASVVIRDLLGLPIEMAERPARISHKVLAKKKKTR, from the coding sequence ATGTCAGATACAGCATGGCTTTCCCGTTCGGCCCTTTTGGTAGGCGATGAAGGCATAAATACGCTTCAATCCAAACACGTTTTGGTTATCGGCCTGGGCGGTGTGGGTTCTTTCGCTGCCGAGTTTATTTGCCGATCGGGCATTGGCGAAATGACGATCGTTGATGGCGATGTTGTTGATCCTACAAACCGCAACAGGCAGTTGCCTGCGTTAGCAACCAACCATGGTGTAAGTAAGGCGGCGATTATGGCCGAGCGATTACTCGCCATCAACCCCGAATTAAAGCTGCATGTGGTGAACAGTTTCCTTACTCCAGAGAAATGCCGCGAAATTCTCGAATCGGAATTTGATTATATTATGGATTGCATTGATAGTGTGATGCCAAAAATCACCCTGCTTTCTACCGCTTTAGAACGGAATATCCCAATTGTTAGTTCAATGGGCGCCGGGGGCAAAATGGACCCAACGAAATTGAGGGTAACGTTACTTCCAAACACCTACCAATGTGTGTTTGCCAGTTATGTACGCAAGCGGTTGAATAAACTGGCGAACGCCGATAAAATAAAGGCCGTATTTTCAAACGAAGAAATGGATAAGCGCTCGATGATTATGACAGATGGCAGCAATTTTAAACGATCGGCGTATGGAACGGTTTCTTACCTCCCGGCGGCCTTTGGCGGAGCCTGCGCATCGGTTGTAATCAGAGATTTATTGGGTTTGCCAATTGAAATGGCCGAGCGCCCCGCAAGAATCAGCCACAAGGTTTTAGCGAAGAAAAAGAAAACGAGATAG
- a CDS encoding TatD family hydrolase: MDFLDIHSHKSAQKHDETSIQSLSLTSDIFLAMPKTRPISIGLHPWYAILENLEMQLKYLSVLAKQPNVKLIGECGLDKLKGESLDNQIIIFEKQIAIAEHLQKPIIIHCVKAFAELIEMKEQLKVKVPMIIHGFNKSEEMGKQLLGKGFLLSFGASLLKPNSGVTNLIQQIDDFFLETDDSEVPIKEVYLAAANLKKCAVDDLKARIFCQLEPHYQSGF; encoded by the coding sequence ATGGATTTTCTTGATATACATAGCCACAAAAGTGCCCAAAAACATGACGAAACGAGCATCCAAAGCTTATCGTTAACGAGCGATATTTTCCTGGCGATGCCCAAAACCAGGCCCATTTCGATAGGGCTGCATCCGTGGTACGCCATTTTGGAAAACTTAGAAATGCAACTGAAATATCTTTCTGTTTTGGCGAAGCAGCCGAACGTAAAACTGATCGGCGAATGTGGTTTAGATAAGTTGAAAGGCGAAAGTCTGGACAACCAGATTATTATTTTTGAAAAGCAAATTGCCATCGCGGAGCACTTACAAAAGCCAATCATTATTCATTGCGTAAAGGCTTTTGCCGAGCTGATTGAAATGAAGGAGCAATTAAAAGTCAAGGTTCCGATGATTATTCACGGCTTTAATAAAAGCGAAGAAATGGGCAAACAGTTACTGGGTAAAGGATTTTTGCTCTCCTTTGGAGCTAGTCTCTTAAAACCTAATTCTGGCGTTACAAATTTGATTCAGCAGATCGATGATTTCTTTTTGGAAACTGATGATTCGGAAGTTCCCATTAAAGAAGTTTACCTCGCCGCAGCCAATTTAAAAAAATGTGCTGTAGATGATCTCAAAGCTCGCATTTTTTGCCAATTGGAACCGCATTATCAATCCGGTTTTTGA
- a CDS encoding thioredoxin family protein, producing MKNLLVLLTAVLISGAAFGQAKTAGVHIYNPEANAMADIKAATEKAAKANKHVLVQVGGNWCTWCIAFHNLVDTTASLKQTINDNYEYILVNWDKDHHNDEAMKYLGFPNRFGYPVFVVLDGKGKVLHIENSSYLESDEIGANGRKKVGHDVKKITSFLKGWTVAAVDPENYKPKKTAG from the coding sequence ATGAAAAATCTATTAGTCTTATTAACGGCTGTTCTTATTTCGGGCGCAGCATTTGGTCAGGCCAAAACGGCTGGTGTGCATATTTACAATCCCGAAGCCAACGCCATGGCCGATATTAAAGCGGCAACAGAAAAGGCAGCCAAAGCCAACAAACACGTGCTTGTTCAGGTGGGGGGTAACTGGTGCACGTGGTGTATTGCGTTCCACAATTTGGTTGATACCACCGCAAGCTTGAAACAAACCATTAACGATAATTACGAGTACATTTTGGTAAACTGGGACAAGGATCATCACAATGATGAAGCGATGAAATACCTCGGTTTTCCGAACCGTTTTGGCTATCCGGTATTTGTGGTATTAGATGGTAAAGGCAAGGTTTTGCACATCGAAAATTCATCGTATCTTGAATCTGATGAAATTGGCGCCAATGGAAGAAAAAAAGTTGGACATGATGTGAAAAAGATCACTTCGTTTTTGAAAGGCTGGACAGTTGCTGCCGTTGATCCTGAAAACTACAAACCAAAAAAGACAGCAGGCTAG
- a CDS encoding glycoside hydrolase family 3 protein — MKKRFILFAFCAVAFSAGAQQKTYLEMLANQPKWVDSVFRKLNRRERIAQMFFVRAHTNLGQKYIDSVGQVIKKEQLGGVIFFQGGPVRQAIATNAYQKLSRVPLIVANDGEWGLGMRLDSTISYPYQMTLGAIQNKDLLYRMGLEVAKDYKRLGMQMNLAPDADINNNPKNPVINYRSFGENKFNVASKTGAYMKGMQEGGLLTTLKHFPGHGDTDVDSHYDLPQLTFSAARLDSLEMYPFKQLIKEGASGIMIAHMNIPSLDTTKNLPSTLSKPIVTGILKEKLGFKGLIISDAMDMKGVVKYFKEGEADLRGIIAGNDILELSENSERANKLIRKAIRQGRVDINTINESVKKILTAKYWAGFANRDTIAIPGLSAGINRNTSNALVQQLANASVTLLRGKEYIKNLIPIRRTAIISIGVPGVTRFQKEISKGYYNSVYYVLDKDASSTQISNIAREVAAFDQIIVGIHDSRSRPANNIPLNAGVKNFIKDLSAKNAVFALFANPYNLAGLPGLEKSKGLVIGYQKEDYMQVSAAAVINNRLIPSGKLPVSILPNYKFGDGL, encoded by the coding sequence GTGAAAAAGAGATTCATATTATTTGCGTTTTGCGCTGTTGCATTTTCTGCAGGCGCACAACAGAAAACCTATTTAGAAATGCTAGCCAATCAACCGAAATGGGTTGATTCGGTATTCAGAAAATTAAACCGACGAGAGCGTATTGCGCAGATGTTCTTTGTTAGGGCGCATACCAACCTGGGCCAAAAATACATTGACTCGGTTGGGCAGGTAATTAAGAAGGAGCAACTAGGTGGCGTTATCTTTTTTCAGGGTGGCCCGGTGCGACAGGCAATTGCTACCAATGCGTACCAAAAGTTGAGCCGAGTACCCTTAATTGTGGCCAACGATGGCGAATGGGGCCTTGGCATGCGCCTGGATAGCACCATTTCGTATCCTTATCAAATGACATTGGGTGCAATTCAAAATAAGGATTTACTTTATAGAATGGGGCTCGAAGTGGCCAAAGATTATAAGCGTTTGGGCATGCAAATGAATTTAGCACCTGATGCAGACATTAACAATAATCCTAAAAATCCGGTAATCAATTATCGATCGTTTGGCGAAAACAAATTTAACGTGGCCAGCAAAACTGGTGCTTACATGAAAGGGATGCAAGAGGGCGGCTTGCTTACCACATTGAAGCACTTTCCGGGCCACGGCGATACTGATGTAGATTCTCATTACGATTTACCGCAGCTTACTTTTAGCGCCGCACGCTTAGATAGCCTTGAAATGTACCCCTTTAAGCAGCTGATAAAAGAAGGTGCATCGGGAATTATGATTGCCCACATGAACATTCCATCGCTCGATACTACAAAAAACTTACCCTCTACCCTATCAAAACCTATCGTAACAGGCATTTTAAAGGAAAAACTCGGCTTTAAAGGTCTGATTATTTCTGATGCGATGGACATGAAGGGCGTGGTAAAATATTTTAAGGAAGGCGAGGCAGATTTGAGGGGCATTATTGCCGGAAACGACATCTTGGAGCTTTCGGAGAACAGCGAGAGGGCAAACAAATTAATCAGAAAGGCGATTCGTCAAGGTCGTGTAGATATAAATACCATTAACGAAAGTGTTAAAAAAATTCTGACTGCCAAATATTGGGCTGGTTTTGCAAATAGAGATACAATTGCCATTCCGGGCCTAAGTGCGGGCATTAACCGCAATACGAGCAATGCGCTCGTACAGCAATTGGCCAATGCCTCGGTTACGCTGTTAAGAGGCAAAGAATATATCAAAAATCTAATTCCGATCAGAAGAACCGCAATTATCAGCATTGGCGTTCCGGGGGTTACCCGCTTTCAGAAAGAAATTTCGAAAGGCTATTATAATTCTGTTTATTATGTGTTGGATAAAGATGCGTCGAGCACACAAATCTCTAACATTGCCAGGGAAGTGGCTGCTTTTGATCAAATAATTGTTGGTATTCACGATAGCCGATCGCGGCCTGCAAATAACATCCCGTTAAATGCTGGTGTCAAAAATTTTATTAAAGATTTATCAGCAAAAAATGCGGTGTTCGCGTTATTTGCCAACCCTTATAACCTCGCGGGTTTGCCAGGCCTCGAAAAGAGCAAAGGCTTAGTTATTGGTTATCAAAAAGAAGATTACATGCAGGTTTCGGCCGCAGCAGTAATCAACAACCGATTAATCCCATCGGGGAAATTACCGGTGAGTATTTTGCCAAATTATAAATTCGGCGACGGGTTATAA
- a CDS encoding NAD-dependent epimerase/dehydratase family protein → MEEPRGKNKVIITGSTGMVGEGVLIQCLKSAEIDSVLVINRKTCGYAHPKLKEIIHKDFFDFSSIEQHLSSYNACFFCLGISSVGVADDVYFKMTYTLTMHVAQTLSKLNNAMTFCYVSGSGTNKNGRLKWQKVKGDTETDLYQLPFEQVFNFRPGFIKPIPGQKFAHKFYKYINWMFPLGRKFFPNGFCTMEELGDAMINTLKHHNERKILEGKDIIALARQGT, encoded by the coding sequence ATGGAAGAACCAAGGGGTAAAAACAAGGTAATTATAACTGGAAGTACGGGCATGGTTGGAGAAGGTGTTCTAATTCAGTGCCTTAAAAGCGCTGAAATTGATTCCGTTTTGGTAATCAATCGCAAAACCTGCGGTTATGCCCATCCCAAGCTAAAGGAAATAATCCATAAAGATTTCTTCGATTTTTCGTCTATTGAGCAACACCTTTCCAGTTATAATGCATGCTTTTTCTGCCTGGGCATCAGCTCGGTTGGGGTTGCCGACGATGTGTACTTTAAAATGACTTACACGCTTACAATGCATGTTGCCCAAACGTTAAGTAAACTAAATAACGCGATGACGTTTTGTTACGTTTCTGGCAGCGGAACGAATAAAAACGGACGCTTAAAATGGCAAAAAGTAAAGGGCGATACGGAAACCGACTTATATCAATTGCCTTTTGAGCAGGTATTTAATTTTAGGCCTGGTTTTATTAAACCCATTCCGGGGCAGAAGTTTGCTCACAAGTTTTATAAATACATCAATTGGATGTTCCCACTGGGAAGGAAATTTTTCCCGAACGGGTTTTGCACAATGGAAGAACTCGGCGATGCGATGATTAATACACTGAAGCATCATAACGAGCGAAAAATATTGGAGGGGAAAGATATTATAGCGCTGGCCCGCCAGGGCACCTAA
- a CDS encoding S9 family peptidase has protein sequence MNKYWLSIAACSLALTASAQQKQALTAQDYERAERFMSYNTEPLIDGGTVRPKWLENDKFWYTVKTPSGEQTYLVDPAAKSKKLTTAYKNSNNTPGSMRGNSRNEVLSPDGKKSILIKDYNLYVKDIANGQLTQLTTDGIKDYGYATDNAGWKHSDAPILRWSPDSKKIATFQQDQRNSKDMYLVSTNVGSPTLSTWKYPLPDDKEIPTIRRVVIDVVNPKVISLDVAPDPHRATLSDDISSSGTFDDIDWKADGTELAFVSTSRDHKIEKFRIANALTGAVREVFEEKVKTQYESGQGAINWSYLPASKEIIWYSERDNWGHLYLYDSTTGKLKNQITKGDFVVARVLKVDEKTRTIYFVGNGREAGNPYFTHLYKIGFDGKNLVSLTPEEGNHISTFSPSGKYILDTYSQPNVPSVTVLRDLNGKLLLSLEKTDVSRLAATGWKAPTPVSVKAHDGKTDIYGLVFTPTKMESGKKYPVIDYIYPGPQGGSVGNWSFAASRGDNQALAELGFIVVVIEGTSNPDRSKSFHDMSYGNMAENTLPDQITAIKQLSEKFPIDTTRVGIWGHSGGGFATAAAMFRYPDFFKVGIAESGNHDNRNYEDDWGERYNGFVENSDYEAQANQNYAKNLKGKLMLVHGMMDDNVPPYNTLLVVEALEKANKSFDLVIFPNSAHGYGAYSPYMMRRRWDYFVQNLLGAEPPKDYLIKGPTR, from the coding sequence ATGAATAAATATTGGCTGAGCATAGCGGCTTGTTCTTTGGCGCTTACAGCAAGTGCTCAACAAAAGCAGGCATTAACGGCTCAAGATTACGAGCGTGCCGAACGCTTTATGAGTTACAATACCGAGCCACTTATCGATGGCGGTACGGTGAGACCGAAATGGCTTGAAAACGATAAATTCTGGTACACGGTAAAAACCCCGAGCGGTGAGCAAACCTATCTGGTCGATCCTGCAGCAAAAAGCAAAAAGTTAACCACTGCGTACAAAAACAGCAACAACACGCCGGGCAGCATGCGTGGCAACAGTAGAAATGAGGTTCTATCGCCCGATGGTAAAAAATCGATCTTAATAAAAGATTACAACCTTTATGTTAAAGATATTGCAAACGGCCAGCTAACGCAGCTTACCACAGATGGCATAAAAGATTATGGCTACGCCACCGACAATGCGGGATGGAAACACAGCGATGCACCGATCCTCCGTTGGTCGCCCGACTCAAAAAAGATAGCTACCTTTCAGCAAGATCAGCGCAACTCGAAAGATATGTATTTGGTAAGTACCAACGTAGGCTCGCCAACGCTGAGTACGTGGAAATATCCGCTTCCCGACGATAAGGAAATTCCTACGATCAGAAGAGTGGTGATTGATGTGGTAAACCCCAAGGTGATTTCGCTTGATGTAGCTCCCGATCCGCACCGGGCAACCTTGAGTGATGATATTTCGAGCAGCGGAACGTTTGATGATATTGACTGGAAGGCAGACGGAACTGAACTGGCTTTTGTTTCAACTTCGAGAGACCATAAAATTGAAAAATTCAGAATTGCAAACGCATTAACCGGTGCAGTTCGGGAAGTTTTCGAAGAAAAGGTAAAAACCCAGTACGAATCGGGCCAGGGGGCGATAAACTGGAGCTATTTACCTGCATCAAAAGAAATTATCTGGTACTCGGAAAGAGATAACTGGGGACATCTTTATTTATATGACTCGACTACGGGAAAGCTCAAAAACCAAATTACCAAGGGCGATTTTGTAGTTGCAAGGGTGCTAAAAGTGGATGAGAAAACACGCACCATCTATTTTGTTGGCAATGGCCGCGAGGCAGGAAACCCTTATTTTACGCATTTGTATAAGATCGGTTTCGATGGCAAAAACCTCGTTTCGTTAACACCAGAAGAGGGCAACCACATCAGTACCTTTTCTCCATCAGGAAAATACATTTTAGATACTTACTCTCAACCAAATGTACCATCGGTTACGGTTTTGAGAGACTTGAACGGAAAGCTGCTGCTATCATTAGAAAAAACCGACGTGAGCAGGCTAGCTGCAACGGGCTGGAAAGCGCCAACTCCGGTTTCGGTGAAGGCACACGATGGCAAAACTGACATTTACGGTTTGGTTTTTACGCCAACGAAAATGGAATCGGGTAAAAAATACCCGGTGATCGATTACATTTATCCGGGCCCTCAAGGCGGAAGCGTTGGTAACTGGTCGTTTGCTGCTTCGCGTGGCGATAACCAGGCCTTGGCCGAATTGGGCTTTATTGTTGTGGTAATTGAAGGCACCAGCAACCCTGATCGCTCTAAAAGCTTTCACGATATGAGCTATGGCAACATGGCGGAAAATACTTTGCCTGATCAGATTACTGCGATTAAACAACTTTCAGAAAAGTTTCCGATTGACACTACAAGAGTTGGTATCTGGGGTCATTCGGGCGGCGGATTTGCTACCGCGGCTGCCATGTTCCGTTATCCCGATTTCTTTAAGGTAGGCATTGCTGAGTCAGGGAATCACGATAACAGAAATTATGAAGACGATTGGGGCGAACGCTACAATGGTTTTGTGGAGAACTCAGATTATGAAGCGCAGGCCAATCAAAACTACGCTAAAAACCTAAAGGGAAAACTGATGCTCGTACATGGAATGATGGACGATAACGTGCCTCCTTACAATACTTTATTGGTAGTAGAAGCGCTGGAAAAAGCAAATAAATCGTTCGATTTAGTGATATTTCCGAATAGTGCGCATGGTTACGGAGCGTATTCGCCGTATATGATGAGAAGAAGATGGGATTACTTTGTACAAAATTTATTAGGTGCAGAACCACCAAAAGATTACCTGATTAAAGGACCAACAAGATAA